A window from Gossypium raimondii isolate GPD5lz chromosome 7, ASM2569854v1, whole genome shotgun sequence encodes these proteins:
- the LOC105798903 gene encoding uncharacterized protein LOC105798903 isoform X1: MLKFRIKILHHLSVAAKEDLNPITEYPSNQKSPLVNPSKFDVKNNTKFPDNPSVTGKDDESDTQQPPRHPQFGQQRTNKRSGGSRLYLRGKRLKMISPQSKPWQAASDYEGPRTETHLVTEPIEGTLIICFQGYGIENSHQIILFAHKHWLALYCCRNFMCTECMFIQHEPFSFLNSVMTTAGGCLDLLSIFCYLVLKD; this comes from the exons atgttgaaatttcGTATCAAGATTCTCCATCATCTTTCCGTTGCCGCAAAAGAGGATCTCAATCCCATTACCGAGTACCCTTCAAATCAGAAATCGCCCCTAGTTAATCCCTCAAAGTTTGATGTCAAGAACAATACCAAGTTTCCGGATAATCCTTCTGTCACCGGAAAGGATGATGAAAGCGATACTCAACAACCACCTCGACACCCACAGTTCGGCCAGCAAAGAACAAACAAAAGAAGCGGCGGTTCTCGGTTGTACTTACGAGGGAAGAGATTGAAGATGATATCGCCGCAATCGAAGCCTTGGCAGGCGGCAAGCGATTACGAAGGCCCAAGAACCGAGACCCACCTTGTAACAGAACCGATTGAAGGCACCTTGATCATTTGTTTCCAGGGTTACGGAATTGAAAACTctcatcaaattattttattt GCTCACAAGCACTGGTTAGCTTTGTACTGCTGCAGGAATTTCATGTGCACTGAGTGCATGTTTATCCAACATGAGCCATTTTCATTCCTTAACTCAGTAATGACTACTGCAGGGGGATGTTTAGATTTGCTTTCCATCTTCTGTTATTTAGTGTTGAAGGATTGA
- the LOC105798903 gene encoding uncharacterized protein LOC105798903 isoform X3 — MLKFRIKILHHLSVAAKEDLNPITEYPSNQKSPLVNPSKFDVKNNTKFPDNPSVTGKDDESDTQQPPRHPQFGQQRTNKRSGGSRLYLRGKRLKMISPQSKPWQAASDYEGPRTETHLVTEPIEGTLIICFQGYGIENSHQIILFLH, encoded by the coding sequence atgttgaaatttcGTATCAAGATTCTCCATCATCTTTCCGTTGCCGCAAAAGAGGATCTCAATCCCATTACCGAGTACCCTTCAAATCAGAAATCGCCCCTAGTTAATCCCTCAAAGTTTGATGTCAAGAACAATACCAAGTTTCCGGATAATCCTTCTGTCACCGGAAAGGATGATGAAAGCGATACTCAACAACCACCTCGACACCCACAGTTCGGCCAGCAAAGAACAAACAAAAGAAGCGGCGGTTCTCGGTTGTACTTACGAGGGAAGAGATTGAAGATGATATCGCCGCAATCGAAGCCTTGGCAGGCGGCAAGCGATTACGAAGGCCCAAGAACCGAGACCCACCTTGTAACAGAACCGATTGAAGGCACCTTGATCATTTGTTTCCAGGGTTACGGAATTGAAAACTctcatcaaattattttattt